In bacterium, the following are encoded in one genomic region:
- a CDS encoding NADH-quinone oxidoreductase subunit C has protein sequence MNAAEPLTVRNPFVITAITEKFGKAIVEQYESNGMLVLMCDPAVNVELCTFLKITEGLEYNMMLDLCGVDYPSRKERFEVVVHLHSMKYQHRIRLRFPILGAEPKIRSLSDVWLAADWAEREAFDFFGIDFVGHPDLRRILNPDDFEGHPLRKDFPTRGLKRGSFPLGRVINNKRTETPDFYSE, from the coding sequence ATGAACGCCGCTGAGCCGCTCACTGTCCGCAATCCTTTCGTGATAACCGCTATCACAGAAAAGTTCGGCAAAGCGATTGTCGAGCAATACGAGTCGAACGGTATGCTCGTACTAATGTGCGATCCGGCGGTGAATGTCGAGCTGTGTACTTTCCTGAAAATCACTGAGGGCTTGGAATACAATATGATGCTCGATTTGTGCGGGGTTGATTATCCGTCGCGCAAAGAGCGGTTTGAAGTAGTGGTACATCTCCACTCAATGAAGTATCAGCATCGAATCCGACTGCGCTTTCCCATTTTGGGAGCGGAACCGAAAATCCGCAGTTTGAGCGATGTCTGGCTCGCTGCCGATTGGGCGGAGCGCGAAGCGTTCGATTTCTTTGGCATCGATTTTGTCGGACACCCCGATTTACGACGAATCTTGAATCCGGACGATTTCGAGGGGCACCCGTTACGGAAGGATTTCCCGACGCGTGGTTTGAAGCGTGGCTCGTTCCCCTTAGGACGTGTCATCAACAACAAACGTACCGAGACCCCCGACTTCTATTCCGAGTAG
- a CDS encoding NADH-quinone oxidoreductase subunit B — protein sequence MGVEQTGFTVTTLDAAVGWARKYSLWPMPFATACCGIEYMATMASRYDISRFGAERPSFSPRQADLLIVIGTICIKMAPVLKRVYDQMAEPKWVIAMGACASCGGMFEVYSVVQGMDELFPVDMYIPGCPPRPEMLLQGFMKLQEKVQQEGYTTSSMRRAKGLTGMTV from the coding sequence GTGGGAGTAGAACAAACCGGGTTTACCGTCACGACATTGGATGCCGCAGTCGGTTGGGCGCGTAAATACTCGCTCTGGCCAATGCCATTTGCTACCGCCTGTTGCGGTATCGAGTATATGGCGACGATGGCGTCCCGTTACGACATCAGCCGCTTTGGTGCTGAACGCCCCAGTTTCTCACCCCGCCAAGCCGATTTACTGATTGTTATTGGAACGATTTGCATTAAAATGGCACCGGTTCTCAAACGTGTTTACGACCAAATGGCGGAACCGAAATGGGTCATCGCGATGGGGGCTTGTGCCTCATGTGGTGGCATGTTTGAAGTTTATTCGGTCGTACAAGGAATGGATGAACTTTTCCCGGTCGATATGTACATTCCCGGTTGCCCGCCGCGTCCCGAAATGCTTTTACAGGGTTTCATGAAATTGCAGGAAAAAGTGCAACAGGAAGGGTACACCACTTCCTCGATGCGGCGCGCCAAAGGCTTAACCGGAATGACCGTATGA